One stretch of Nitratiruptor tergarcus DSM 16512 DNA includes these proteins:
- a CDS encoding sodium ion-translocating decarboxylase subunit beta, whose protein sequence is MKKRLLTFFLALSFFLIPLGVLATVNHMASNETHKEVQTENKSFGSLLLNFYKQTGIYAFLSPKEGVKNAKGDEISKFQQSFGRIIMIAICFVLFYLAIAKGFEPLLLIPIGFGGLLANIPLANIIGDGGFIGELFKAGIANELFPILIFMGVGAMTDFGPLLANPKTALLGAAAQFGIFGTLVGAVALSQFGIFDFSMQDAAAISIIGGADGPTTIFIASKLAPDLLGAMAVAAYSYMALVPVIQPPIMRALTSEEERKIRMTTRRQVSKLEKMMFPLTVLVLTILILPESSPLIGALTFGNFVRESGVVERLSKTLQNELINIVAIFLGLAVGSKLAAEYFLVPETLGILLLGLVAFSIGTAAGVIMGKIMNKMSKEPINPLIGAAGVSAVPMAARVANRVGMESDPTNVLLMHAMGPNVAGVIGSAVAAGVLLSIF, encoded by the coding sequence AAGAGCTTTGGCTCTTTGCTTCTCAATTTCTATAAACAGACAGGGATCTATGCATTTTTAAGCCCAAAAGAGGGTGTGAAAAACGCCAAGGGTGATGAGATAAGCAAATTTCAGCAAAGTTTCGGCCGTATCATTATGATAGCCATCTGTTTTGTACTTTTCTATTTGGCAATTGCTAAAGGGTTTGAGCCTTTACTTCTCATTCCTATTGGTTTTGGTGGTCTTTTGGCAAATATTCCTCTTGCTAACATTATTGGTGATGGTGGATTTATAGGAGAGCTTTTTAAAGCAGGAATTGCCAATGAGCTCTTTCCGATCCTCATCTTCATGGGTGTTGGAGCAATGACCGATTTTGGGCCACTCCTTGCCAATCCTAAAACTGCACTTTTAGGTGCAGCTGCACAGTTTGGAATCTTTGGAACGCTTGTGGGTGCAGTGGCACTGAGCCAGTTTGGTATATTTGATTTTAGTATGCAAGATGCAGCGGCAATTTCAATTATTGGTGGAGCTGATGGTCCTACTACCATCTTCATAGCAAGTAAGTTAGCTCCAGATCTTCTTGGTGCAATGGCCGTTGCAGCATATAGCTACATGGCGTTGGTGCCAGTCATCCAGCCACCAATTATGAGAGCTCTTACAAGTGAAGAAGAGCGGAAAATTAGGATGACTACAAGAAGGCAAGTGAGTAAACTAGAGAAGATGATGTTTCCACTTACAGTGCTTGTACTTACTATTTTAATCTTGCCAGAGTCTTCTCCACTTATTGGTGCTCTTACTTTTGGAAACTTTGTGCGAGAGTCTGGTGTAGTTGAGAGACTCTCAAAAACATTGCAAAATGAACTTATCAATATTGTTGCTATCTTTTTGGGACTCGCTGTAGGTAGTAAGCTAGCTGCAGAATACTTTTTGGTTCCTGAAACCCTTGGTATATTACTTCTTGGTCTTGTAGCATTCTCTATTGGTACTGCTGCAGGGGTTATTATGGGTAAAATCATGAACAAAATGTCAAAAGAGCCAATCAATCCACTTATTGGTGCTGCAGGCGTGAGTGCTGTGCCAATGGCTGCACGTGTTGCAAATAGAGTTGGAATGGAAAGTGATCCAACAAATGTTCTTTTGATGCATGCAATGGGTCCAAATGTGGCTGGAGTTATTGGTTCAGCGGTGGCTGCGGGGGTACTTCTCTCAATCTTCTAA
- a CDS encoding iron-sulfur cluster assembly scaffold protein, with translation MEQTNIPIDPKYLELMLNPTNYGEMKEFDAKGYGKNSQTGEMVVIYLKIDPVSQIITDIKWQTNGCGTTLVSGALFSEEYKGKTLQSGIDFTENVFEKIKDNPPDDAACGEVVARAFMAAVKDYEARKRGEEKEHIEYVTLSCPVPEGEMK, from the coding sequence ATGGAGCAAACAAATATCCCCATTGATCCAAAATATTTAGAATTGATGTTAAATCCTACAAATTATGGTGAGATGAAAGAGTTTGATGCAAAAGGGTATGGGAAAAATAGCCAAACTGGAGAGATGGTTGTAATCTATCTAAAAATAGATCCTGTTAGTCAGATCATTACTGATATCAAGTGGCAAACCAATGGCTGTGGGACGACACTTGTAAGTGGAGCTCTCTTTAGCGAAGAGTATAAAGGGAAAACGCTTCAAAGTGGTATCGATTTTACTGAAAATGTATTTGAAAAGATTAAAGATAATCCCCCAGATGATGCAGCATGTGGTGAAGTGGTAGCACGTGCTTTTATGGCTGCAGTCAAAGACTATGAAGCAAGAAAAAGAGGCGAAGAGAAAGAGCATATTGAGTATGTGACTCTCAGTTGCCCTGTACCTGAAGGAGAAATGAAGTGA